TCATAATTTTCTATAAACTGATCCACATTTCCCATATCATCAAACACTGGTGCAGGAATGGGTTGGTGAGTTACCGTCTTGTTAACCTTCACTACTTGCATTACTTCTTTGGGGTCAGTGCCACTGTCATCCGAGTCAGAATTGACAAGCAGTTGTGCTTTCGTCAATCTTTTCTGTCGCTTAGTCATATTTGTACTTAATGGCGTTACGATTTTCTGTGTTTAGAGGGCTTTTTGGCGCCTAGTGTTAGGTTTGCCCATAATGGTTAGTCACGATTGCTCTATGAaatatcccaccgctgccaccactGAAGTAAAATCAGGGCAACTCCCGAACTAGGCCAAGCAGGAACTGATGCTTGGTTATAGAAGCTTAGGCACCTCCAATTCAACTAGCCTTCCATCACTGCCGGCGTAATAGCCATTAATACCGACTCACTatcacagccgatagcagactgtgaATATACCGACGCAACCCCAACAAAAGCCGATAAATCAGACTCTGTataacagccgatagcagactgtgtatataccagcgcaactccaacaagagccaataatacagactatatattacagccgatagcagactgaaTACATACCAGCGCAACTCTAACAAGAGCCGATAAATGCAAACTCTATATATTACAGCCAATAGCAGACTGTATAGAGACCAGCGCAACTCCAGCAAGAGCCGATAAATCAGACTCTATATACtgcagccgatagcagactatatatatacgtatatactaGCTCGACTCTACCAAGAGCCGATAAATGCAGACTCTATACATACAgctgatagcagactgtatatatactagcgcaactccaacaagagccaataaatcagactctatataacagccgatagcagactgtgtaTAGACTAGCAAGCCAAGCTGTCTAAGTTACAAAAAAGATGTGTTgtacttgaataaatttattgtgATATCATAGTATGTCTCATCATGCTAGCCAAGTCTCGACTCCCCTCAAATgcaaaaacaactgtttatataagcgAGCAGAAGCAAACTCAACATATGATTGGTGGTTACAAGTAGTTGAAATTTGTAGGTCAAAACGGCAGTTACTTTTCAAAAAAACAAACGCCATTTACAAgttaatacataatataaaaatcttgttacatttttgtaatacattaattaatatgaaaaaaaagttaataataaaacaaagaacCAACGAATATTCTTTTTTGAAGTTCAGAGGATTTTCTGCTTGTAAGCCCAAGATAGTGGGCGCCTTATAATTCCTAAAGCGGGTGCATTTTAGCTTGCATTTATTCCGTTCTTCGTTAGCCGTTGGAACTTGAATTCTTTAGTTAGATAAATAAGCCCTGATTAACTCGCTAGTCTAGTTTTAGTCCTTGCCCCCGTCCTTTCTTCGGCCCTTCTCAGTGTCGCCGAGATTTAATGAGGAGTCGTCCTTTTGCTTAAGTGGTAAAAAGTCTTTTTCGTAAATTTACTACACTGCTTCAAGTTTGTGTTACATTATCATCTCATTTTTAAGTGTCAGTATAGTTACACATAGCAAGAATTTAGTATTTATGACTATTGTGAAACAGTCATAAATTGCCCACCTCATAATCTGGTTAGATACAAAATTAACCGAGTACTCAACTGTTGATTCAAGTTTTAATGCTTTATAAGTAAGTATTAAAAACTAACAGAAGGATCTAGGAATAGAATTGAGTGGCATTCAAACTGGTTGTTTCTTATCTTTGAAATATGTCCAACTCTGCTTCCTAAATACGTTTTGCATTTTGCATTACAAGGTCTCtaagttttacacaaaaacatacctattaaagtttaacatatcGATACCTTGTATCTTTAAAACAGATAACTATTTAGTTGATAGCAGCACCAACTGAAAAGCTTCCATAACACCAGCATTACTAGAGTAGTTACTAAGATCTAAATGACAAAATCTGTTATAATGAAAAAATAGCTAGCAATTCTGGGTATGAAGTAAATGGTGTCTCTAAAGTGGGCTGAGTGAATATTTGTTAAACTTTTACCAGTCTCTTTTTTTATACGATTCATGCAAAGTAAAACCAGTCATTTCTTCTCTCCCCcaaatttattttctgtttcATTAGTAATCGAGTTTCATTAGTACACCATGAGCAACCTTTAATACTAGTAGCTTATTTATAAGGCTTACTTAGTAAATAGAGTCTTTGGTGTTACATATTGTATAAAACTTCAAGGTCTTAGCACTCCTAGtctgtttttgttgttgtttagtGTAAGAAGTTGCATATTGTTGTATCAACAATATTTGAGCTCTTTTTTCCTTGATACCTGCTTCCGTATAAAGTAATTTATATTAATGCTAGTAATTTTGCCTACCACGTATAACTAACAGAACGCTGTTTACTGTTTTGGTATGAATAGGCAGTAGCTACTACTATCAGTTGTCATGCCTTCTATTTACACCAGTTATGCCAAGTGCTCTGTTATTCTTTGCTATGGCTTTGCTGTAGGGATGGCCAATCGAACAGTGAAAGATGCACATACCGTTAAAGGGACTAATCCTCAGTATTTGATAGAGAAGATAATTCGCTCCAGAATATATGAGTCTAAATTCTGGAAGGAACAATGTTTTGCACTGTCTGGTAAGTTCATGCTACTGTCGTTCTATGGTATTTAGTTGTCAGGTCACTCAGAGTCAGGTCACTCAGACCTTCAGCTTTGCCTATTCAATTCGTAACTTCGTTCATTAATATTACAGTACAGTCTAACGAGTACAGGCTTCTGAGAGTCTCATGAAAAATTGGCGTTTGAACAAAAGATTCGTGATTTAGCTTCACTGTAGACCAAAAGTTTAAAACTCAAACATCTCCAGGAAAAAGGGCTCGCTTACCAACAGATGGCTCTCTTTTTTATCGTTAGTATTCAACTGTTGTATGCAGACCTACGAAATACCGACAGTGTTTTGTTTGGCGTAGCTTATTATTTTATTGGAATAAAACACAAGCTGTTTCTACACATTTTCGTATAACACAGTTCTGATAGCACCAGTTTGAGGTACAGGGTTGCTAAAGTTACTGCAATACATTTCCTAGCCTAACTTCTCTAATAATAGACTATTTGTGCAAAGTTCAAttactactatttttatatggaAACGCATAAGTCTTTTTCGGTCTTGAAACAGATGAAAATTTTATATCGAAGTTTGAAAAATCACTGTTTCCTGTAGCCTTCTAGAATGAGTTGTGGTTGAAAACTGAGTTTTCATATTTGAAAGGCTTTATGTTATAAACACAACACAATAAGCAGTTTTTTAACTTGTGAACTGGCAGATGTTTGTTGGCAGGTTTGCTGCTGTGATAGAGACTAAAGTATTTTCGACCTTCAACTACAGGCTATATCCTtcaatttaaaccataactgtcacgaacaacttttatcgtatttattaggtaaatcagacacgctgattccgattttgtactcaaaataaagattagtccactaaccttcaaagtcatttaggcttttttaaagcgtttcaatgttcgtttcgaaaacaacacaatcggcattacaagctctgaccataaatatgtgacgaaacctagctttttcaggaacggaagttaggaatgtttagtccgatttagaataatagagattggtgtcttaaaacccattgttatctaaatccagcctgttaaataatttcagttttttatgaaaggtatataaactatttaaaattgctcgtagcttgttacatgacgtttaaatgggctgaacgccgagaaaagtGAACttaaaaagcgcggttttatcacaagctagcgttgttatcgcgcttttttaaatatgcaatgctaaatagcttatctacctttcagaaaagacttatattatttttaaggcttaatttagataataatggattttgaaacacccatctctattattattctaaatcggtctaaacatccctacatagcttctgttcctaaaaagctaggttacatcacgtatttatgggcggagcttgttatgccgatcgtgttgttttcgagaccgatattaaaacgctgtaaaaaagccttcattactctgaatgTTAGTGGAcgaatctttattttgagtacaaaatcggaatcagcgtgtctgatttacctagtaaatacgataaaagctgttcgtgacagttatggtttaagttacTAAACAATTGTTGGTGGTTGGATGTCACTCTCGGTTGCATCTTGCACTTTCTAAATTCTAATAAAGCATTCACTTTGTCTGTAGCCGAGCTTCTTGTGGACAGGGCCATAGAGCTGAGGTATATTGGTGGTCACTATGGTGGCAATGTAAAACCAACACCATTTCTCTGTCTAATATTAAAGATGCTACAGATACAACCTGACAAAGACATCATCATAGAATTTATCAAGAATGATCACAAGTTAGTAGCTCATTGAGCCATTTTGTTAGTACACATCTAACTAGGCCATAGTATTCCAGGACAAATTTGCCACTCTTAAGTTGTATTATTCACAATATCTGGATTACCACTAAACTTGATGTGTATATTGACAGGTATGTTCGTGCTCTGGGCGCCTTTTACATGAGGATGACAGGCTCTTCCTTAGACTGCTACAAATACCTCGAACCTTTGCTTAATGACTACCGGAAAATTagaatgcaaaataaaatgggaggtaagaaaaaatattggcgtcgtttgctcggccagctgcactttgattgttgctttagtTTGGAATTATGTCGTCTTCTTCAGGCTATTTAATACTTTCCACCATGTCTTCTGATCTTAACTCTTTTTTTGCACttctgagctagtcgatattagcgtccaaacaattttttaagcaGGGCAAAACTTTTATTACGCGTTGCATTTCGCACAAATGATGATAAACGTTTAGCTGCATGTGCGCTAAgtacaacttttagcctaaaactagttgttcatataccatcgtaaatgtaagcCTTTTTTACAAAGTACTTTTGTCAAAGTATTAAgatcgcgttaaacaaggaactactattagtctagttattaattatttctatggtgttgctttttaagttttaacgaaaaaactgAAAGTTTTTGAGTTGGAAAACAAACTacgatacgaacagaaacaatgaaaaaataaattgttatcgATGTAACTGAACCATTATGGATGATTTATGGACGATTTTATGGACActcttctactgatcacttgctattacgggttcgtaaagatcaagaatgtcaaagtggccgacaaatgaaggtggcattcaattacatggtggcgctctatttttcaacccttatctatagtggcattcaaatagaggtggtgttcaaataaaggtgtcattcaattagaggttttatggtaaatcCGATTTACAACCCCAAATTGTTTCTGAATGAGTCAGAGTTCTTTTAAtgaatgtttgtttatttcatatTGTTATTGCATTAATTTAGCCTGTAGACCAGTtcaaggtaagttactcaaatccaTTAGGTAATTGTTCTACTACCCGTGTAATGCCCGGCATTCGGCTAGTAATATCATAAGATTGGGTTACATACTTTGTAGTAGCAAAGCAAAGATGTATATACCTAATAGTAATATAACATAGAATTATGTACCTAATAGTAGCATATAGTTATATTACTAATAGTAGCATAACGTGGAGTTATACACCTAATAGTAATATAGCCAGGAACTAGGGCTCTGTCTTCTGAGAGAAGCTTTGCTATTTATATGAATGTCAGAGTTAGTCTAGGTTTGATTGTTTCGTGATAGTATTTGCTATAGACAAAAAGGAAGGAGCCAAACAGCTACAGCTCTATCTCTGAAACTCTAAAGTAAACTTTGCGGCAGTAAATATAAAACACTTTAACAAAATATGCAATTTTCTGTAATGtccatttaaaaatatatgttcAATTTATTGTTGTCTAACCTGTGGGAAAAACTCCAAATTTATAGCTTTACTGAATCTTGCGTGCCCGATTTATCTTGCCTTGAAAACATgaatttttaacttttcaaaagcTAATTTTAGCAAGGCCATAAGCTGACAGATTCCATCCGCATTATTGGCATTTTACAAGCGCCCTTGAATAGTGCTAAACTTGTTCATTTGTTTGAGTATATGAGACAAATGATGTTACCAGTTTTCTCATATTCCGTTGCAACTTAACTGCTAATCATGCGATTCCAAGCTTTCTGTGTCAACAATTGAATAAATTAGTAAGAAGTGGTTCCTCATGAAAGAGTTACTTGCATAGATAATCGATGGGTAGTAACTATTTGTAATATCTGCTCAGAGCTCACTCAGGACTAGTATGGCACTATTTGTGTTCATTGTAATTGAATATAATACTTCAATCATCTTTGCTATGCACATCATCCTGTGTTGTTTCTCATTTTTTACAGACTTTGAATTGTCTCACATGGATGAGTTTATCGACTCACTCCTGCGAGAAGACAGGGTGTGCGACTGTATACTACCCCGTATACAGAAGAGATTGGTGCTTGAGGAAAACAACGAGCTCGATCCAAGGATAAGCGCTCTTGATGATGATATGGATGACATTGAAAGTTCAGATGAGGAGGGAGAGTTGAGGGTGGGTTGGCGTGTGCTGGTTTTGGCATAGACTGGCAATTCTCAACTACCTGCATGATGGTACATTTTTCATACAGCATAATACTGTCAGTGGTATTTTGTGTTAGCAAAAAAGATCCTTCGATACTCAgggttaaattttttgctgtggtgccatattttaattacaaaatctCGGTCTCAAAAAAATTTAATCGTGTTATCTCAAAAATAAGAAAACCTTTGATAGACCTTTCTTTAGTTTCTTTCATCCTTTTCACGCGTTCTCGGTGTGAGCATGCTTGTCTGTTCTGGTGGCATGTACTGATATGGAATTTTTGCAAAATcgtattgaaaatgataaaatttttgaGGTATATATCGTTTGTACATTCATCAATATCAAATCATATGCAGGCAATGCTTATAATTATGATGAAATATCACTTTCAATATCATGTTTTTCATCTGGCCAGGGGTCATGAACATACAGGCGTAAAGGTGTGCCCACTGTTGCCTATTCAAAACacttacatgtacacatacaatTATTTATAGGCATGCCTGTTTAGAATGaagaatattttttgcaaaaattatgattgtttttaaacaGTTCTAGGAAGATTCATAGCTTGTTAAGGTCGATCATCAAGACCTAATGATCAACTTTGGCAGGTTATGAAACTGGCAGTAATGGACAAATAGAAGAATAATagacaagtacagtcaaacatggataactcgtccacggatagctcgaacacatggttaattcgaacatttcctttggtccgttcccacgtaatgataaattgctatagataactcgaactcaacactgttaattcgaactgtttttttgcccaacggctaccgaaacggttgttatcgctttagaaaatcactttattcaaagccatagaggtaaacttcatcttttcgtaattcataagcgtcgttattaccaccatcggcaaaatatttttgtcaacgacttttctaaaggtttggtgaaatttgatttatactgctacacgatgaatagcacgggctagccgggtcacgcgcgcaaggattttcgccacgcacatacaaaacaaaaatcgcatgttgtttttgttttgtatgtgcgtggcgaaaatccttgagtgcgtgacctggctagcccgtgatgaatagttttccgacgttgattccgtgttgaataaacgtcggaatgttgaatgtttaaaacgtcttaaaaattgttgtaattaaactttaacgttgtctgagctacaaaaaactattcatcgtttgacctaaacacagaatacgtgtgtacattcaataagtatctattaaaaaaacgtgagtgatatagaatgtaccgtaaaacctcgtaaaacttcttactgaactgcctcggagtgttgctcttaacgaatcccaggtaaagtaagataatctttgcataaacttcaagaaaaaacggcaaaattgatcgtgggtaaaaccccaaaagaaaaaaatgtcttttcttttgagcatttcaacaacgatcaagttttgccaatgtcaatctgaaaaacgtcctggcaataacatcacctcaaacaacaaaccaatctcaagtgatagaaaaatctctatactttttcataaaaacgttttaaactttacatttgaagcatttaatttgaaacaagccatttgtgcttttgatttatattatagtttgtatatgtacatgtatctactaataaataagtaaatatatggacttgtgacagtgctctgataacttgaacgctctgataattcaaacacttttgctcggtcccttgaagttcgagttatccatgtttgactgtatgtgtacCTGGCGTGTTAACTAGCTTATATATAGTCTAATTTTCTTTGTTTGCACCAGTTAGTTATAATTAACGTTTGCATGAATTTCAGATTTTTGTACATCCTTTGGATGACCAGCAAACTTAAAAACAAGATTGTCATTTATTAACATGGAAAATTTGTCCAAGTAGTCAATTTTAGACTTCGGTGATGAATttgctaataatttttttcaagttcatGTATTGGTTATTCACACAGCAAAATGTTGTTGAGCaaagaaaaacatttcatgCGTAATTTTTGAAAACTCACTATacagttttgataaatttcGCATACATTTGCTGGAGTAAAAAACTGTACTTTCTCATTTAGCATACAAAAACTAGATCAACTACACATATTATCAGTTTTGATGCATTCTGGGTATACAAACTGATAATTGTGGAGGTTAGGACTACCGGGTGAAAATTAGTAGGTTGCCAGCTTTGCTCTGATGAGTAATATTCCTAACCAAATAGATTATTACATACAAGATTTATCAGATATTCTGGCCCTATTCTAGTGCTTGTGCTCTATAGTTTTAACCATTGTTTTCTGTGAAGGCAAAATTCATCAAATATAGCAAGTTACCCTCTGCATGTGGAATGCCAGAGGAGCAACTATTTGCTCGGTTTTCCAATACGTATTCCTGTAAAGGAAATCCTGGCGTCAAGCTGCATGGTGGTAGATTGCTCATATTCTGATTGCCACTTGACGTTGCTTGTCGCTTTTGTAGTCTTTTATAAATATCAGCTTAATGTGTCTGCAGTTCAAATTTTGCAGTTTTTTGATGCTTAGGAAATGGCTGCAAAGCAACGAGAGCGAGAAAGCCCCCGTAGACGATCTCCTGTGAGGAAGCGAAGCAGGTCGCCTCAGGCAAGACGAAGAGACAGGCATGACAATAGACATGGAGGACATGACAGGGACCGACACAGACGGTCTAGGGAACGTGATAGGGGTGTCAGGGATGATCGGGGTGTCAGGGATGATCGGGGTATCAGGGATGATCGAGGTATCAGGGATGATCGGGGTGTCAGGGATGATCGGGGAGAAAGAGATCGTGGAGAAAGAGACAGAAAACGACCTCGCTCGAGATCACCAAAACGAAGTGATCGACCAAGGTAAGGCAGGctcacataaaaatatttaactaaCATTGTTGAATTGTCGAGCTCTACGTACTAATTGTCCCAGTTGAATTATGAATATGGCGCCTGGGAAGCGATATGACACGCGTTGCCTTGGTTCAATTCTAGTAGATATCCCCAAACTCAGCTGTACTGGTCAGGTGTTTCAACTCGATGCCATTTAATATTTGGACTAATGTTACACACTAGTCGTATCGATGTTTGACATTTTTATAATATCAATTTTGGCATTAAACACCATAGGACAATGATATTCGAAGTTAGCGCACTTGCAACTAAAAACAATGCAAAAGCCCAATCCAATATGTTCATGACACATACAAGGTCTGCACTTTAAACTCCCAAACggtttttgatttattttcatcaacaatagTAATTAAACAAAAGGAAAAAGCTAGACatgtgatgaagcccataatacacattagcatagctagcCGTGGCGTCGGGCTTGTCATCATTGCATAATCAAGATCAATTCTATGAATAATTAGCTTTTATTCACTTATTAAAAGATGTAATTTAAGTTGTTTCTTCAAACTGACCACCTCTATTTTTTCTATAGTATTAGTGAGTTGGTTCCAAAAATGACCTGTTGGTAATCCAACCTGCGATGGCCTGCACGGGAAGATTGTGGGAGATTTAGACAGAAATTTGAGAACCTAGTTTGATATATTGTGGAAGAGATGtaattgcaataaaatttatgaTGGGCTAAAAGTATAATGTAGTATGAATATAGTGATCTGATAGGTAGTATGGATGAATTGAAAAGAGATTTGGTGTAGATGAGGTTTTTTGTGAATGGTTCTACCATGCGCTTTTGAAGTGTTATCAACTTCGTAAGATGGGTGGGAGGTGCTTTGTCCCATGCCTCAATGCAATATGAAAGTTTGGAATTAACCATGGAATTGTATAACGAAAGCAGAGGTTTGTGAGGTAAATATTCAGATGTGCAGTCGATCAAGTCTGATAAGGATCtgttgttttagtaaatattcgaTGCATTTTTTCCAAGTGAGATTAGAATCGATGAAAATACCAAAGAATTTTATTTGATCTGTTTGACAAATtggtttgttgaaaatgaaaaggGACGAGTGCTATCTAGATGAGATTAGTTTCTGTTTTTTTTAGTAGCATGAGAAACTAGTCTTATCAACATTTAAGGTGAGTTTGTTATAACTCACcttaaattttgttatatgaaCTACATGTAATAAGAAATATTTAGAAGTACGCAACATGCCTTATGATTCACATTTGTTTTCAGCATCTACCTTACAATGCTTGTTTCAATTCGTGATTACGTTGACTTTGAACCAAATCTGCTCattgatttgtttatttatataaagactTAGATTATGTAGCAATAGCTGTGTTTCTTTGTCTGCTTACATTAAAATACCATCTAACATCTAATTTATTTGTTAATATCAAGATGATATTTATGGATTTTTGAGTAATCATGAGGTCTTGTATCAGATTAATTTTCAAACACTGCCTTGCAGCAGGAGACATAGGTCACGGGAACGTGGAGGAGCAAGCTCAAAAGACCAACTTGATATTGAAGAAGCTAATGCATTGCGAGCGAAACTGGGACTGGCACCACTACGCCCTTGAGCACTTAAGTTATGACTTGTCATTATAATACACAATACATCAGAACACAAAGTTAATTTGCTACATGATATTTATTTCACATGGTCAAATCTACTTGGATTTCAACATCTTTGAAGCCTTGCCATAGAGTTGATTCCTCATCCCGCGTCTTGCTTGTTTGGCTTTCATGAGTTTGTACCTACAACAGTGGAAGGGAAGAGGGCTAAATCATTGTTAAGTCACAGCATACAGCCAAACCTCAACATACCGTGGAATGAGCGCAAAAATGTTGTAACTTCATTTAGAACATAAGGGAAGTTACAACAATTTTGCGCTCAGCCCACGATACGATCATCTCAATATACGTATTTTTCATCACGATGTAAAAGTTCAGCAAACATTAGACTCCGCATCTAGATTAATTTCAATATATGACCTTTCGAGTTTCTCAAAATGAAACAGTTTTATTAATTAGTGTATGCATAAGCAGCTGTTTTCATATAGTTGAGTCCATATATAAgttcatatataaaatatgttatatatgaataagtttatattcatatataacatatacgtGCTTCACACATTTTTAGTTTCAACTTCTTGTTACAAAAGTTTCCAAGGTTATCGAGCAGCTAC
The genomic region above belongs to Watersipora subatra chromosome 1, tzWatSuba1.1, whole genome shotgun sequence and contains:
- the LOC137385686 gene encoding pre-mRNA-splicing factor 38A-like; this translates as MANRTVKDAHTVKGTNPQYLIEKIIRSRIYESKFWKEQCFALSAELLVDRAIELRYIGGHYGGNVKPTPFLCLILKMLQIQPDKDIIIEFIKNDHKYVRALGAFYMRMTGSSLDCYKYLEPLLNDYRKIRMQNKMGDFELSHMDEFIDSLLREDRVCDCILPRIQKRLVLEENNELDPRISALDDDMDDIESSDEEGELREMAAKQRERESPRRRSPVRKRSRSPQARRRDRHDNRHGGHDRDRHRRSRERDRGVRDDRGVRDDRGIRDDRGIRDDRGVRDDRGERDRGERDRKRPRSRSPKRSDRPSRRHRSRERGGASSKDQLDIEEANALRAKLGLAPLRP